DNA from Sulfodiicoccus acidiphilus:
GGAATCCTGAACGAGCACGTACTCTACGGGGTATCCGGGATCTCGGCGTACGTCCTAGGTCTCTTGGGTCTCCTGTACCCTGGCCTCAGGGAGTTCCTGTCGATCTCTGCCCTGCTCACCTCCCTCCACTTGACGGCGGGGTGGATGGGGGCTTACCTGAGGTATAGGGTGGAGCAGTCCCTGTCGAAGGTCGTCGAGTTGAGGCCTCCCGTCGCTCACTTAGCTAGCGGGGAGGACGTGCCGGTCACCGGACTAAGGGAAGGGGATGTGGTAATGGTTAAGCCTGGCGAGAAGGTCCCCCTGGACGGAGTGGTGATCGGCGGTGAGTCCGAGGTGTCCGAGGCCGTCATAACGGGGGAATCCGAGCCCGTTTTGAAGAGGACGGGGGACGCCGTGATCGGAGGTTCGACCAACGGCAGTGGACACTTAGTGGTGAGAGTCACGACGGACTACTCCGGCAGTTTCCTGTCTAGGATTTTAGGGATTGTGGACGAAGCCAAGCGAAGCAAATCACCTGTTTCGACGTTCTTCGAGAGGATCGTGGACAGGGTGTGGGTTCCACTAGTTCTCTCAGTTTCCCTCCTGACCCTCCTGGGCTGGGGCGCGTACGGGGCGTTTACGGGGGGCGACCCGTTCGCCTACCTATTCCGAGGAGTGGTGAGCGCACTCCTGGTATCGGTTATAGGGTACCCGTGCGCTATAGGGTTCTCCTCCCCGGCAATGGGGCTCTCGCTGTTCGAGAGGTACCTGAGAACAGGGGTGATCCTGAGGGACGTCGGGGCGCTGGAGAGGCTCGGCGAAGTGAGGACGGTGGTCTTGGATAAGACCGGAACCATCACCTACGGGCAGCCCGTGGTGAGGGGTTTTCACGGTGAAGACAGGGCATTAGTTTACGCGTACTCCTTGGAGAGGTTCTCCGCCCATCGCTAGGGCCATAACGCGGTACGCCGAGGGGAAGGGGGTTGAACCCCTCGAGGTGGCCAACTTCAGGGAACTCCAGGGGAAGGGCGTCGTGGGGGAGGTGGGAGGCCGTGAGGTTTTCGTGGGCAGGCCTGGGGCAACTGTCTGCGAGGACTCTCCCACCCTCGACGGTAACGTCGCTGTTTGCGTTGATGGGGAACTGGTGGGTCGATTCGACGTAGAGGACGACTTGAGGAGGGACGCCGCGGAGTTCGTGGCGAGGTTAAGGGCCATGGGGATGCGAGTCGTAGTGCTGAGCGGAGATAGGGGAGACAGGGTCAGGGCGTTGGCGGAGAGGCTGGGTATCCGGGAGTACTACGCCGAGACGTCCCCTGAGCGTAAGGTGGAAGTGATAAAGGAGCTGAAGGGGAGGGGCGGCGTCGCGATGCTCGGGGACGGCGTGAACGACGCAGCGGCCTTAGCCCTAGCCGACGTATCCGTTGCCATGGGAAACGCCGTCGATCTCTCGAAGAACGCGGCCCACATCGTGCTACTGAACAACGACCTTAAGGGCCTCCTGTCGATACTCGAAAGGAGGGGCACGTTGAGCAAGGCCGTACCGTCGAACGTGGCTTTAGCGCTCCTGTACAACGCGGTGGGGATCCCCTTGGCCGTGTTGGGGACGTTGAGTGGGATGCTCGCGATGGTCGTCATGGTGTTGAGTTTGGCCTCGGTCTTCGCTAACGCGAGGCTATCGGCATTGTACGCCTAGGGTGAGCTGGGGGATAGGAGGACAGGGTTTCGACCTAGGGGGAGTTAGGGACAACCCTCGGAGGTGTGTCCGATAAGGTCCCTCCGCGGCGTAGGGAAGCGAACTGTCCCCCTAGGCCTACTACAAGGGGTAGGAAAATGTACCTAGTGGGGGAGTAAACGAAGTTCAAGGGACCTCCCTCTCCTACGAGGTGTGGTAGCTGAACCTAGGGAAGTCACCCCGAGAGGCCTGACGCGTCTTCCGTGTGCTCTCCAGACACGACGTCCAAGTGCGTCTGGGACTTCCCTTCGAGTAGACTGGAGCCTCGCCTTGCGGATCCACCTCAGTAGTCCTCGTAGTGGCCGAAAATCTCCCGCTTCCCACAGGAAAACACCCCGTAGGGCTCTGACCAGCCCGACCTTGAAAACCCCCCGGTGCTCCAGCTTGAGCAGGGAGTGGGCCGAGGGAGGCCGAACCACGCCTCTCACTGTCCATTAGGCTGAAGACGAACTCCCCCATCGCTCCGACTATTTGGGAGTACCCCCTGAAGTGGTGGTAGTAATCCAACACCGCTACCCCGAATCATCCTAAGGGGAATTGAAATAGAGAGGGACGGGAGAAGGCCCCGATGACGAGAAGCATACTAGAACGAATTGAAAGAGAGGTTCAACGTTGTGGCTCCTTCGTGTGAGTTGAGGGCGAAGCACACTAGAAGGAATTGAAAGGCGCCTCCTTCAGCACCCCTGCCGAGGACGGTGTCTTCCTGAGGCGTCCCAGAAGGAATTGAAAGCGTAGGACCTTCACTGCGTCGCTAGAAACCCCTGCGAAGGAGCATCTCAAAAGGAATTGAAAGAACGTCGCTACGGCGTCACCGATCTTCACGTCAGGCACGTGTGGGCCGGGCGATTTTCCGGCCGTCGCTACGAGGTAGAAGAAGTTCCGGGAGTTCGAACGAGGGTTGACAACCTTAATTGATATGGACAGCTGAGCCAAAGGGTCGCAAAACCTACATTGCGCCAACCCCCCCACAACGAGGTGATGGAACGGGGGTTCGTCAAGCCCGGCCTGAAAATGGACGTAGGGAGTTCGAAAGGGTGGTGTGGGAGGGTAAACTTCGGCCGACAAAGACTTTACTTTTAAAACCCCGTTTTCGTCACGGGACAATACCTGGTGAACGGAAAGGTTCGACTTCTACTTTCCGAAGGCTGGCCGAAAACCAATGTAGAAGGCTACGCGAGGATGTGGATGAACTTCCTTATGTTCGGGGAACGAACCTGTAGAACGAATGTGAAGAATAGACGGTCGCCTACTTATCTCAATTCGAAGACCGGAACACAGAGATAAACACAAGCGAAGCGATCGAGGATCTCTTAGTGGACGTTACAGAGATAAACTCAGGGAAATAGACGTGCCACCTTGAGATAATGAACTACAACGTTTTTCCGAGGAACATGTCAAAGAAATCTCAACCGCGACGTAGACGACTTTTACAGAGTAGCTCTAGAGAACGGGTACGAGTTAGCTCCGAGGATCGACGGGCTAACTTGAAGGTGGACGACTTGGTCGAGCGAAGCCGTCCAACGCAAGTCGAGTCGGAAAAAGGAGGAAATTGCGGATTCCAGTTTCGCCTGAACTCTGCGACACTTGAAGAAAGACGAAGGTGAATGCCTCTTTGGAAAGGGGGTAGACC
Protein-coding regions in this window:
- a CDS encoding heavy metal translocating P-type ATPase, producing MACAFCASTIERGLAKVNGVKSAKVSLETGEVFVRHSPSVPPEVLRRELEGLGYYVFEGKRDSTHLLRDSRRRSLWSWVLTSISLLLTLPMMVKAYALPAYSFYINVAVVSISLFYIAFPIHRGALNALRRGILNEHVLYGVSGISAYVLGLLGLLYPGLREFLSISALLTSLHLTAGWMGAYLRYRVEQSLSKVVELRPPVAHLASGEDVPVTGLREGDVVMVKPGEKVPLDGVVIGGESEVSEAVITGESEPVLKRTGDAVIGGSTNGSGHLVVRVTTDYSGSFLSRILGIVDEAKRSKSPVSTFFERIVDRVWVPLVLSVSLLTLLGWGAYGAFTGGDPFAYLFRGVVSALLVSVIGYPCAIGFSSPAMGLSLFERYLRTGVILRDVGALERLGEVRTVVLDKTGTITYGQPVVRGFHGEDRALVYAYSLERFSAHR
- a CDS encoding HAD-IC family P-type ATPase — encoded protein: MANFRELQGKGVVGEVGGREVFVGRPGATVCEDSPTLDGNVAVCVDGELVGRFDVEDDLRRDAAEFVARLRAMGMRVVVLSGDRGDRVRALAERLGIREYYAETSPERKVEVIKELKGRGGVAMLGDGVNDAAALALADVSVAMGNAVDLSKNAAHIVLLNNDLKGLLSILERRGTLSKAVPSNVALALLYNAVGIPLAVLGTLSGMLAMVVMVLSLASVFANARLSALYA